The proteins below come from a single Prochlorococcus marinus str. MIT 9215 genomic window:
- a CDS encoding carbon-nitrogen hydrolase family protein, translating into MTDFLVAALQITSTSNVEANFVEAEEQIELASRRGAELIGLPENFAFLGEDDEKLRLASELSEKCTNFLKTMSQRYQVYLLGGGYPVPAGDDSHTFNRSALFGKDGQVLAKYDKIHLFDVDLPDGNLYKESSTILSGAEYPPVVDVPGLCKIGLSICYDVRFPELYRYLSSNGAELIMIPAAFTAFTGKDHWQILLQARAIENTAYVVAPAQTGIHYGRRQSHGHAMVIDPWGTVLSDAGKTQGAAIAPADKERVKKIREQMPSLKHRKNKLFSN; encoded by the coding sequence TTGACTGATTTTTTGGTAGCTGCATTGCAAATTACGAGTACTTCAAATGTTGAAGCTAATTTTGTTGAAGCAGAAGAACAAATTGAATTAGCTTCTAGAAGAGGTGCTGAGTTAATAGGATTGCCTGAAAATTTTGCTTTTTTAGGGGAAGATGATGAAAAACTTAGATTAGCTTCTGAATTGTCAGAGAAATGTACAAATTTTCTAAAAACTATGTCACAAAGATATCAAGTATATCTTTTGGGAGGTGGGTACCCTGTCCCTGCGGGTGATGACAGTCATACTTTTAATAGGTCAGCCTTATTTGGTAAAGATGGACAGGTTTTGGCTAAATACGACAAGATTCACTTATTTGATGTTGATTTGCCAGATGGAAATTTATACAAGGAATCATCCACCATTTTATCGGGGGCAGAGTATCCACCTGTAGTAGATGTACCGGGTTTATGTAAAATAGGATTATCGATTTGTTACGACGTTAGATTTCCTGAACTTTATAGATATTTGTCTTCCAATGGTGCAGAGCTAATTATGATTCCCGCAGCTTTTACAGCATTTACTGGGAAAGATCACTGGCAAATCCTATTGCAAGCAAGAGCAATTGAGAATACTGCATATGTAGTCGCTCCAGCTCAAACTGGGATTCATTATGGGAGAAGGCAAAGTCATGGCCATGCAATGGTAATTGACCCTTGGGGTACAGTTTTATCTGACGCGGGGAAAACTCAGGGAGCTGCAATAGCACCTGCTGATAAAGAAAGAGTCAAGAAAATTAGGGAGCAGATGCCAAGCCTTAAACATAGAAAAAACAAATTATTTTCAAACTAA
- a CDS encoding N-acetylmuramoyl-L-alanine amidase, whose product MIKFLGNKLFRYLSVFLFLNSSTLPIKSSSALAAWAINTNGVLELRTKLNTNLKAYFKKANQISGDRFWVDFPGELKNPRTIKGNGPIKEIRLGKPIKGKTRLVIEFKKDTYLKPLTWRLVGLDQNRWRIKLFDPKYSFKKISEGQVFKRIGNIKEKQKSIYEKESNYHYLKLPDVKRNKFSVVIDPGHGGPDPGAIGIGGIRETDVVLEVSKIVKKLLSEKGVNVKLTRKNEIDLDLPPRVSYANNSDADIFVSIHANASRGKRRDINGLETFYYRGWRGRLLAKKIQKQILRVSPGSPDRGVKQGRFYVIKNTRMPAVLVEIGFLTGRLDARRLEKTTHRKRLAYAISKGILEYLYKLG is encoded by the coding sequence ATGATAAAGTTTTTAGGTAATAAACTTTTTCGTTATTTATCTGTTTTTTTATTTCTAAATTCCTCAACCCTTCCAATTAAATCTTCAAGTGCTCTTGCGGCATGGGCTATAAACACTAATGGTGTATTAGAGTTAAGAACGAAATTAAATACAAATTTAAAAGCATACTTTAAGAAGGCTAACCAAATATCTGGCGATAGATTTTGGGTAGATTTCCCAGGGGAATTAAAAAATCCCAGAACAATAAAAGGTAATGGCCCAATAAAAGAAATTAGATTAGGTAAACCAATTAAGGGTAAAACAAGACTAGTAATTGAATTTAAGAAAGATACTTATTTGAAACCTTTGACTTGGCGATTGGTTGGCTTAGATCAAAATAGGTGGAGAATAAAACTATTTGACCCAAAATATTCTTTTAAAAAGATCAGTGAAGGTCAAGTTTTTAAAAGAATAGGAAATATTAAAGAAAAACAAAAATCAATTTATGAGAAGGAAAGTAATTATCATTACTTAAAATTACCTGACGTAAAACGAAACAAATTTTCGGTTGTTATCGACCCCGGGCACGGAGGTCCTGATCCGGGAGCAATTGGTATTGGCGGTATTAGGGAAACAGATGTTGTACTTGAGGTTTCCAAAATAGTTAAAAAATTACTTTCTGAGAAAGGTGTCAATGTAAAATTAACCAGAAAAAATGAAATCGATTTGGATTTACCTCCAAGAGTCTCCTATGCTAACAACTCGGATGCAGATATCTTTGTAAGTATTCATGCAAATGCCTCAAGAGGTAAAAGAAGGGATATTAATGGATTGGAAACCTTTTACTATAGAGGTTGGAGAGGTAGATTACTTGCTAAAAAAATTCAGAAACAAATTCTAAGAGTTTCTCCTGGAAGTCCTGATCGAGGGGTTAAACAAGGGAGATTTTACGTAATAAAAAATACTAGAATGCCTGCAGTTCTTGTAGAAATTGGATTTTTAACGGGGAGATTAGATGCAAGAAGATTAGAAAAAACAACACATCGTAAAAGATTGGCTTATGCAATTTCAAAAGGCATTCTTGAATATCTGTATAAATTAGGGTGA